Proteins found in one Enterococcus sp. 9D6_DIV0238 genomic segment:
- the fabZ gene encoding 3-hydroxyacyl-ACP dehydratase FabZ — protein MTRIMNATEIMEMIPNRYPICFIDYVDEIIPEKKIIATKNVTINEEFFQGHFPGNPTMPGVLIIEALAQVGSILILKMEQFQGETAYIGGINKAKFRQKVVPGDVLKLHFEIVKIRDYVGIGKATAYVEDKKVCECELTFIVGR, from the coding sequence ATGACAAGAATCATGAATGCAACTGAAATTATGGAAATGATCCCAAATCGCTACCCAATTTGTTTTATCGATTATGTGGATGAAATTATTCCAGAGAAAAAAATCATCGCAACGAAAAATGTGACGATCAATGAAGAATTTTTCCAAGGACATTTCCCTGGTAACCCAACAATGCCAGGTGTTTTGATCATCGAAGCATTAGCACAAGTAGGATCGATCTTGATTCTAAAAATGGAACAATTCCAAGGTGAAACAGCGTACATCGGTGGAATCAATAAAGCAAAATTCCGTCAAAAAGTTGTGCCGGGCGATGTGTTGAAGCTGCACTTTGAAATCGTGAAAATCAGAGATTATGTAGGAATCGGAAAAGCGACCGCATATGTAGAGGACAAAAAAGTTTGTGAATGTGAATTGACATTCATCGTAGGTAGATAA
- a CDS encoding PucR family transcriptional regulator, which produces MLTVKNFLALPQFKTFNLVAGEKGLENKITGVNILDNPDASDWLSAGELLITSGYFFSENIETQRRFIQRFKEINCSAICIKPHIYLKGIPESMRALADELSLPLIEIPYGIAFSKIMNIVMAEISGRVNELNQASLDIHSQFFEISLHGGGMKKIAAGLAQMVHNPTVLVDIDWTVIAVSDQKVPIIKETLRKTGDSFSFPITIFSDLPTNFERIQKPFTRSTLFNGTEYAWVIMPVYFDTIHYGFILVCQIDEALTDLDYVALENGSMAFALEQMRLFEIERTENRIRRDFFDQLLSGQIKDLDTLAAYDSTLDPALNYTVLIFSIQTIENQGTSLIQKKQTEDRLMKSVLSSLTTYIANRFPNLHVFSRKNQLVMLLGTEPILSTVKTYNEVSDTAERIRIYLEQLGKTEQTIFCTIGSTLPILELSQSFEEAKKVIHLLEDDEKEEKIYFFNDFYFDSFLVDSISKEQGKKFYTHYLQPLLAYDQKNNTSFTPTLKAYLAHHLNIATTSRALFIHRNTLLYRIDKIKSLLPVDLEQEKNTFALQLALKLYELHR; this is translated from the coding sequence GTGTTAACCGTCAAAAATTTCTTAGCATTACCTCAATTCAAGACATTCAATTTAGTTGCTGGAGAAAAAGGACTTGAAAATAAAATCACCGGTGTCAACATTTTAGACAATCCAGATGCTTCTGACTGGTTATCTGCTGGCGAACTCTTGATTACCTCTGGTTACTTTTTTAGTGAAAATATAGAGACACAGCGTAGATTTATTCAGCGCTTCAAGGAAATCAACTGTTCGGCAATTTGCATTAAACCTCATATTTATTTAAAAGGAATCCCTGAATCAATGCGAGCGCTTGCTGATGAATTATCTTTGCCTCTTATTGAAATTCCTTATGGGATCGCGTTTTCAAAAATCATGAACATCGTCATGGCAGAAATTTCCGGACGCGTGAACGAATTAAATCAAGCTTCTCTGGATATTCACTCACAGTTTTTTGAAATTTCTTTGCATGGCGGAGGAATGAAAAAAATTGCCGCTGGTCTGGCTCAAATGGTTCATAACCCAACCGTTTTGGTCGATATAGATTGGACTGTTATAGCTGTCAGCGATCAAAAAGTACCCATTATCAAAGAAACACTTAGAAAAACAGGTGACAGCTTTAGCTTTCCTATCACGATCTTCTCCGATTTACCAACTAATTTTGAACGAATTCAAAAACCCTTTACAAGATCAACACTGTTTAACGGGACAGAATACGCTTGGGTCATCATGCCTGTCTATTTTGATACGATCCACTATGGATTTATTCTTGTTTGTCAAATTGATGAAGCACTGACCGATCTTGATTATGTTGCTTTAGAAAATGGGTCGATGGCTTTTGCATTAGAGCAAATGCGGCTATTTGAAATCGAACGGACAGAAAATAGAATTCGACGAGACTTTTTCGATCAGCTATTATCTGGTCAAATCAAAGATTTGGATACATTAGCAGCCTACGATTCAACGCTTGATCCAGCTTTAAACTACACTGTTTTGATCTTTTCGATCCAAACGATCGAGAATCAAGGAACCTCATTGATCCAGAAAAAGCAGACAGAAGATCGACTAATGAAAAGCGTGCTTTCTTCTCTGACCACTTATATAGCCAATCGTTTTCCAAACCTGCATGTTTTCAGCCGAAAAAATCAGCTTGTCATGCTTTTAGGAACAGAACCGATCCTTAGCACTGTCAAAACGTATAATGAAGTCTCTGATACAGCAGAAAGAATTCGAATATATTTGGAGCAACTGGGCAAAACAGAGCAAACCATTTTTTGTACTATCGGTTCAACTTTGCCGATTTTAGAACTTTCTCAAAGTTTTGAGGAAGCAAAAAAAGTCATCCACTTACTTGAGGATGACGAAAAAGAAGAGAAAATCTATTTTTTCAACGATTTCTATTTTGATTCTTTTTTAGTGGATTCTATTTCAAAAGAACAGGGAAAAAAATTCTATACCCATTATCTGCAGCCTTTATTAGCTTATGATCAAAAAAATAATACAAGCTTCACACCAACTCTAAAAGCTTATTTGGCTCATCATTTAAATATCGCAACGACTTCTAGAGCATTGTTTATCCATCGAAATACACTCTTATATCGAATCGATAAGATCAAAAGTCTTTTACCTGTCGATTTGGAGCAAGAAAAAAATACCTTTGCTTTACAGCTAGCTTTAAAATTATACGAGCTTCATCGCTGA